DNA from Rubripirellula lacrimiformis:
GGGGCTGTTGGGTGGCGCCACGCCGGTGCCGTCTTTTCGAAACGCGTAGGTCCCTGTCAAAAAGGAATAGCGTGTCGGCGTGCACGTCGATGCCGAACAGTAGCCGCTGGTGAATCGTTGGCCTTCGGCGGCCATCCGATCGATATTCGGCGTCTCGAACTCGGTCGCTCCGTAACAAGACACGTCACCGAACCCAAGATCGTCGGCCATGATCACGATGACGTTGGGCTGCTGCGAACCCGCATGATTAGGATCGGATGGACTCGAGTCCGTCTGGACGGCGGACGCGGCAAGGCTATGGCAGCCGACCAGTAGCAAGCCTACCAGCAGATGAAACTTTCGCATGAATATCCATGTTGTTGGGTAAGAGGGCAATTGACGATTCAATCTGTCGCAATGTCCCCGATTATAACCCAATCGCTTGCTTAGACTGATTCGATTGCTGCCACGACCTCGTCGGCGATCCGGCGGCTGTATCGGTTCAGTTTGTGATGCCCCGGACACCACCCCATCATGAACCGTGTGAAATCCGCCCAAGCAAACCGGTACATCTGTCGCCACTCGGATTCCAATTGGTCGATCCATTCGGCCGATTCGGTCGGCCGCAGCGAACGTCGCAGCGTTTCGAAATAGTGCGATAGCAGCCTTTCTTCCTGACGTTCGCATTCGCTTTCATCGAGGCAACTGCCTAGGAAGTACGCCACATCCTTCATCCCACAGCCACCACCGACATATTGAAAGTCGACCGCCGCAACGCTGTGGCCATCGGCTGAATAGCAAAAGTTGGCGACCTTGGCGTCCCCGTGGACCAGCGTCTGGAAACGACACTTTCGAAGTTTCGCATCGATCGACGCAGCGTGTCGCTTTAGCCCGCTGTCCACCATCGCTTGCCATTCGTCCGGCCGGGTCTCCAGATGCCAGTAGGTGCCCACGGGCCAAAGTCCCACGGGCGTTTGGCCTAGAAACCGAGCATGAAAGTGGGCCAGAAAGGTCAGCCCTAATTCAATCGAACGCTGGTCGTGTCCCGACCAACGTCGATCCAATCCGGCGGCGTCCAGGTCTTCCAAGATGATCAGAAATCCGGCATCCGTCCGTTCGACGGCAAAGCAGTGCGGCACCCGGCACGCATCATCGCAGCGCGGGCTCCAATCTTGGTACCAACAGGATTCCACCTGATACGAACGCAGCTTTCGCTGATGGGATTGGTCACCATTCCATCCTCGCGGATGGTCCTGGTCGGTCGGCGGGACCACGTGCTTGACGATCACCGATGCGACGTCCGCCCCGACCAGGGGAACGCGCAGAATCTGTCCGTAGCCGCTCCAAAGCGATTGCACTTCGCTGGCCGTCCCCAGCGAACGCGCAGACATGACTTGGCGGATTCGATCAGCGATCGCAGGATTCATCACTACCCAAATTTATAGAGTCTTTCGCCGGTGATGGTGCAAACTAGCCGAATCGATGTTCGATGCCCATGGGAAGCCCAGCGCCCCAACCGGTCGCCATTCCCGCAACCATCGCTGCATAGTCCGTTCGCGTTGCCTTTTGGTCGCGGTCTGCACATTCTGTTTCATCGGTATTGAACAAGATCCCTGCCAATCTACGCCCCGCCAACGTGATTCCCGCTGTTTTCTCCCTGCGCTTTTGTGTGAACGCTGCGATAGCGGTTTCATGATCGCCGGGAAACGCGGCTAATTCTCGGCCCAGCACCCACGCGTCCTCCAAAGCCTGCCCAGCACCTTGCCCCGATGTTGGCAACGCAGCGTGGGCAGCATCCCCAACCAACAGCACATTGTCTTTGTGCCATTGGGGCAGCGGGTCATGGTCGTACAGGATCAATCGCCGAGTATCAGAAGCAGACCCCTGTGAAACGATCTCGCCGACGGGTACAGGCCAACCATCAAAGGCCCGCCGCAGCTGAACGATCGAGTCCAAATCGCAAGCGCCATCCGCA
Protein-coding regions in this window:
- a CDS encoding oxidoreductase family protein translates to MNPAIADRIRQVMSARSLGTASEVQSLWSGYGQILRVPLVGADVASVIVKHVVPPTDQDHPRGWNGDQSHQRKLRSYQVESCWYQDWSPRCDDACRVPHCFAVERTDAGFLIILEDLDAAGLDRRWSGHDQRSIELGLTFLAHFHARFLGQTPVGLWPVGTYWHLETRPDEWQAMVDSGLKRHAASIDAKLRKCRFQTLVHGDAKVANFCYSADGHSVAAVDFQYVGGGCGMKDVAYFLGSCLDESECERQEERLLSHYFETLRRSLRPTESAEWIDQLESEWRQMYRFAWADFTRFMMGWCPGHHKLNRYSRRIADEVVAAIESV